A part of Candidatus Electrothrix aestuarii genomic DNA contains:
- a CDS encoding histidine kinase dimerization/phospho-acceptor domain-containing protein gives MLPGYLFHHIKKVAQDLQFALKVFDVLPLYGILFDRDGTVIMANKTFLDTTGLQKERIRGMSAGELETYWVDLRKHLAALEIHDTCTFRGQLIGENGDCFPVEHTLAHVVDGKREVIASISHKIEGRTLTEERREAEKEIEKANQRKRQFIANINHEIRTPMNAIVGYAEMLAESSLGEQQQRHVEIIKKNSAHLISIVNDIVELSKLETGKVRLLKSTVNLRVAIEQLHELFADQAKGKHLEFTYQVDPTLPEHYILDANHCRQILSNLISNAIKYTDAGSITLSVTGSKKRAAWHEISFRITDTGRGMSAQEQETLLELIAQQKETVTIHDGKCLGLTLSARLAQIMGGEVSLESVRGKGSTFSFTLLAAVTDEERVSEKRGEEPQCPQVKRKKHPVILVVDDMPEMSHLVKIYFTGTAIRVLEATNREKCLEHAFQQRPDLILMDLNLGGSDGREITQYLRNDPRTQHIPVIVMTGMMLENKLIKPLFDDFLGKPFHLRDLRRIVDKYIQVTPDTVCVADGKTKESVPDPNQIALFWNEELDELYREAEMSGSLDVASELGEMMQEQGQQVHSLALLEMGEKIQQAALHLDIQGVDHYLAVLETIARKER, from the coding sequence ATGTTGCCGGGATACCTCTTTCATCATATAAAAAAAGTGGCTCAGGATTTACAATTCGCATTAAAGGTCTTCGATGTTCTGCCCCTGTATGGGATTTTATTTGACCGTGACGGTACTGTTATCATGGCGAACAAAACCTTTCTCGATACCACCGGGTTGCAGAAAGAAAGAATACGAGGTATGTCGGCAGGGGAGCTGGAAACCTATTGGGTTGATCTGAGGAAACATCTTGCTGCCTTGGAAATACACGACACCTGCACTTTTCGCGGTCAGTTGATCGGAGAAAATGGGGACTGTTTTCCGGTCGAGCACACCTTAGCCCATGTTGTTGATGGCAAACGAGAAGTTATTGCCAGTATAAGTCATAAGATCGAAGGACGGACCCTGACAGAAGAACGGCGTGAGGCAGAAAAAGAGATCGAAAAGGCCAATCAAAGAAAACGCCAGTTCATTGCCAATATCAATCATGAGATCCGCACTCCGATGAACGCCATTGTCGGGTATGCTGAGATGCTTGCCGAATCAAGCCTTGGCGAACAGCAACAGCGCCATGTAGAAATTATTAAGAAAAATAGCGCCCACCTCATCAGTATCGTTAATGATATCGTCGAACTTTCCAAGCTAGAAACCGGTAAAGTCCGCCTGCTCAAGTCCACAGTAAATCTGCGCGTGGCAATTGAACAGCTTCATGAGCTGTTTGCTGATCAGGCCAAGGGGAAACATCTTGAATTTACCTATCAGGTTGATCCTACCCTCCCGGAACATTACATCCTTGATGCCAATCATTGTCGCCAGATTCTTAGTAACCTTATAAGTAATGCCATTAAATACACAGATGCAGGCAGTATTACCCTCTCTGTAACTGGGAGTAAGAAAAGAGCTGCATGGCACGAGATAAGCTTCCGTATCACAGATACCGGCAGAGGGATGAGCGCGCAGGAGCAGGAAACTCTTCTTGAGCTGATAGCCCAGCAAAAAGAAACTGTCACAATTCACGACGGGAAATGTCTCGGCTTAACCCTCAGTGCCCGCCTAGCCCAGATCATGGGAGGAGAAGTCAGCCTGGAGAGCGTGAGAGGCAAGGGAAGTACCTTCAGCTTCACCCTGCTGGCTGCTGTAACTGATGAGGAAAGAGTTTCTGAGAAGCGCGGGGAAGAGCCTCAGTGTCCTCAGGTGAAAAGAAAAAAACACCCTGTCATTCTCGTTGTTGATGATATGCCGGAGATGTCCCATCTTGTTAAAATATACTTTACTGGGACAGCGATCAGGGTGCTTGAGGCGACCAACCGGGAGAAATGCCTGGAGCATGCCTTTCAGCAACGACCGGATTTGATCCTGATGGATCTAAACCTGGGAGGAAGTGATGGTCGCGAGATCACCCAATATCTACGCAATGATCCACGAACCCAACATATCCCGGTTATTGTTATGACCGGGATGATGCTGGAGAATAAATTAATTAAACCGCTCTTTGATGATTTTCTTGGGAAGCCTTTCCATCTCCGTGATCTGCGCCGCATTGTTGACAAGTATATTCAGGTCACGCCGGATACCGTTTGCGTTGCTGATGGAAAAACTAAGGAATCGGTTCCAGATCCTAACCAGATAGCACTCTTCTGGAACGAAGAACTTGATGAGCTGTACAGAGAGGCAGAGATGAGCGGGAGTCTTGATGTTGCCTCGGAACTTGGCGAGATGATGCAGGAGCAAGGGCAGCAGGTTCACTCGTTGGCCTTGCTGGAAATGGGCGAAAAAATACAACAGGCTGCTCTACATCTTGATATTCAGGGAGTGGATCATTATTTGGCCGTCCTGGAGACTATAGCAAGGAAAGAGAGATGA
- a CDS encoding shikimate kinase encodes MAPDAGIFSIAWCENGMYVRINMAENIILIGFMGVGKGQTARTLAEQTGRFTVDTDDLIESMVNMKIRTIFAKQGEPEFRRLEQKVADWLEYHVTGTVISTGGGFFKVRNLSRLGKVVYLHSSVEDIYESICNHPNAKKKIKKRPLLKDLQQAKALFNERLPLYRSLADIEISVSWKSSAERVSEIVRLLRA; translated from the coding sequence ATGGCACCTGATGCTGGGATTTTTTCTATTGCCTGGTGCGAAAATGGGATGTACGTACGAATCAATATGGCTGAAAATATTATTTTGATCGGTTTTATGGGGGTCGGTAAAGGGCAAACTGCACGGACCCTTGCTGAGCAAACCGGTCGTTTTACCGTGGATACTGATGACCTGATCGAAAGTATGGTCAATATGAAAATACGAACCATCTTTGCGAAGCAGGGAGAACCGGAATTTCGTCGTTTGGAGCAGAAGGTGGCAGACTGGCTGGAGTATCATGTCACAGGAACGGTTATCTCCACGGGCGGTGGCTTTTTCAAGGTGAGAAATCTGAGTAGATTAGGCAAGGTGGTGTACCTGCATTCTTCTGTAGAAGATATCTATGAGTCTATTTGTAATCATCCCAATGCCAAAAAGAAAATAAAGAAACGTCCCTTACTGAAGGATTTGCAACAGGCTAAAGCGCTCTTTAATGAGCGCTTACCCCTTTACCGTAGCTTGGCGGATATTGAGATCTCGGTGAGCTGGAAAAGCAGTGCGGAGCGGGTCAGCGAAATAGTCCGTTTATTGCGCGCCTGA
- a CDS encoding HD domain-containing phosphohydrolase → MRRQPNKPLVLVVDDVPENIQIALSHLKGLDLEFAYATSGEQALARIKKRLPDLILMDVMMPGMNGFETMQELRSMPETHATPVIFLTARSEPEDVAKGFELGGVDYITKPFHGIELRSRVRNHLELHSYRVSLEQKVLDRTRETTLLKDITILAMGELAEHRDANTGGHINRTRFFVKALAEVLFDMGKFSDILTEDYIVLLYKTAPLHDIGKVAIRDSILLKEGRLTAEEFAEMKKHTIYGEEVIDKLSKMAGEPMAFLECARDMVGSHHEKHDGSGYPRGLKGDDIPLAGRIMAVADVYDALRTIRSYKKALDHEEAMYIMATEEGRARHFDPDVYDAFLAVEQEFAHIAEKHSKGIK, encoded by the coding sequence ATGAGACGTCAACCCAATAAACCCCTGGTTTTAGTTGTTGATGATGTGCCAGAGAATATCCAGATTGCCCTCTCTCACCTAAAAGGCCTGGATCTTGAATTTGCCTATGCCACCTCTGGGGAGCAGGCTTTAGCGAGGATCAAGAAGCGTCTTCCTGACCTGATCCTTATGGATGTGATGATGCCGGGGATGAACGGTTTTGAAACCATGCAGGAGTTACGGAGCATGCCGGAGACCCATGCGACTCCTGTTATTTTTCTGACCGCCAGATCAGAGCCGGAAGATGTGGCTAAGGGCTTTGAGCTGGGCGGTGTGGATTATATCACCAAACCTTTCCACGGGATTGAATTGCGTTCCCGGGTCCGCAATCATCTTGAGCTGCACAGTTATCGGGTGAGCTTGGAGCAAAAAGTACTCGACCGAACCAGAGAAACAACTCTTCTTAAAGATATCACCATTCTGGCTATGGGGGAGTTGGCCGAGCATAGGGATGCCAATACTGGCGGGCATATCAACCGCACCCGTTTTTTTGTCAAAGCACTAGCTGAAGTCCTGTTTGACATGGGTAAGTTCTCCGATATTCTCACTGAAGATTATATCGTCCTTCTCTATAAGACAGCTCCTCTTCATGACATCGGGAAAGTGGCAATTCGCGACTCCATCCTTCTGAAGGAAGGGCGTTTGACCGCCGAAGAGTTTGCGGAAATGAAGAAACACACGATCTATGGCGAAGAGGTCATTGATAAGCTGAGCAAAATGGCTGGGGAACCTATGGCCTTTTTGGAATGCGCCCGAGACATGGTGGGCAGTCATCATGAGAAGCATGACGGCAGCGGCTATCCCCGAGGCCTGAAGGGCGATGATATTCCCTTGGCAGGAAGAATTATGGCTGTGGCTGATGTCTATGATGCCTTACGAACGATTCGCTCCTATAAAAAGGCGCTGGACCATGAGGAGGCTATGTACATTATGGCCACCGAAGAGGGCCGCGCCAGA